DNA from Coffea arabica cultivar ET-39 chromosome 10c, Coffea Arabica ET-39 HiFi, whole genome shotgun sequence:
CAAAATGAAAAGTCAATGGCAACAGTTGCTAAAATATAGCAATTTTTAATTATGGGAAAATAAACAATTAAGTTCCtaaaatatttcacttttattgtttaaaaatctcaacttgttgactaaattcaaaataattctaTTGTCAAAAATACTTTTCCTCAAATTAACTTTAATGATTAGATATAAGATACAAATATAGTAAAATATCCCTCATACGTATGTCATGGATATTTGAGActtttactaaaaaaaaattgctgttaaaataacattgtatcatagtgtactaattattttaggaccattttaTACGTgaactaaatttaatttaaattatacaatagattatatatgcacgtgattttcatttataattGTTGGATCCCATTTTTATGAACAATCTCCCAAGGAGAAAAGTCCAGATCATactgattttcttatattaattgttatactaatttgtcatttttattattatattatttctcatgttGTTTTGGCTTTAACTCTTGTTATTTCTTGTGTCCcagatgtaaatttattaaaattttatcatcttattatattcataggtgttaaattataaaaattgtgatatataaacaagtaatattCCGTATATAATtaggaagatttgttgttattgttatccaaatttgcaaaattttcaaaaattgaaaatgattaaaaacttataatacGACAAAATTTTATTGCATATTTTACGAGATTATGTTGAAAAGTCAAActatttttcatagtattttaaaatatataaataaaaaatgtttaattatacctataataatgtattatacaggtatattatgagtacttactaactaaggtactaagaattaatcattaataaaacatcgtatcgttatttcaaataaatttcctaatactagtttgaaatatgttttaaagtaaaatagtacatATGTTCCATAAATCAATAAgttttgattattaatcaaatttactatgttatctgtaagaattactatttatttataaaaacttactattacttgaattaaacttactctctaaaaaataagtttgggatataaagtagtaatttatttatttaaaaaataagtttaatatttattttaatttaccttttgaagtataaaagttactaatttattactgttaacttactattttagatggaaaacttacttttttatttttaaatgttATCCTATTTAGGTGGATAGGCCTATTAAGTAATCAAATGGTTGCTAAAAGTGCAACCACCTATTATATCAGGTAAAAAATTGTTTCATTACCATAATTGTCGTTACTAAAGCATTGTCCTTTAATATATATATCCCTTAAAGATAAAAGTAAGAATAActataatatttaaatacaaAAGGAATCTTCCAAGTACAATTTCAGGTCTCGGCTTAACTCCTAACTACTTCCCACTCCCGTTTTTcgctcctgtaaggaaaacaaactaatgggttGAACaaaacccagtgaggtttccCAAGTAAACAATAATCAATAAACACTTAACATGTAATCAAAATTAAGTAAGAAAAGAACACTTCACTGAAAAAGTAAAGAATACTTCACTGAACAATCACTTTCAAAAAAATAAGGTACTCGCATTAGAGTCACTTCAATACACTACACACTCTGTCGAACTCTTCCTTATAACTTCCAAAACAGTAAACACTTCCCTCACTTAGATGGCCATATTAGTAATTTGCTATTCCATGATAATACTCGAACATACTAATACACTTATTCAAAACTACCATCCTATCCGACCAAACTCTTTGCTAGCTTGAATAGTCCGTTGAACAGTGGGTTTTGGGGTCCAGTTCAGCCAGTACGATGAAATACACGGCTTACAGTCatgcacacttacaattatacttgatcaattatcaaccttcaatCTCAAACTAAGTCGAGTACAATAAAGTATATTTCCGACTTAAAAAACGAGGGACAATTGAAAGCACTTCACAACAAAGTACTGACATAATCATATAAACATTGTTTAAGTAATACATAGCCAATTCAAACACACAAATGTGGAAACATTCACccaaattattttgaattcaCTCCTCAGTGTTTGGCCCTTCCTCTGATTCTCCCTTGACTCCTGAGATATTTATAAACTTATTAGTCTACTTATTATTTTTTCCCAATGGTGAAGCTAAGGTTCACATGATTATTTTAGCTaaagtgtatatatgtgtgtatatatataatccAAGATGTttaaatgtgtgtgtgtgtgtgtatatatagaGTTTTAAGGTGATTTTAGTACTTATCTTATTCTAGTACATCAAAGGTTTGAAGTCAAGGCAACTTTAATCTTTTAAACCCTAAAATTCCATGTTTTATCAAAGTAAAGTAAGGTAAGGTGGTTATATGGCAATAAAAGTTGTGATTTATGTTCTAAGGATCATTttaaaatcaagattcaaagtTAGTTTTCTAGAATTTGGTAGTTTAGAGATCTTATAAATTTGCTTGATTTTATCCTAGATTTTGATTGAATTTTATAAGTAACACTTTTATAAGGTAACTTAAAGAGGTTTTGATCAGTTTTGGTTCATTTCCATCTTAGAAATTCAAAGTTAAAACCTAAAATCTAAGTGCTAAGTTAGGATtgttcaaaacagatttttaGCAGACCATGCTTCATGTTTTCGATCCAAAATTCACAATTTCTTTGTTCAAATCTCCTTAAATCCAATCTGTATTTTACCGTTATACTTGATAGGTTGTTCTTAGTTCAAAGTTTGATTAAAATCTCCTAAAAACTCCAGAAAAAAGCTTGAACTCCTCAACTATCCCAATCCGTCCAAAACAGTCTTGTAAGCTCAACTAGCTCTAGATTTCTTCTCCAAAGACTCAATATTTCTTCTCAAATCAAAGTAGTCATAATACACAGAGCAAAACAGAGTACCATAGGATAATTTTAACCAATATTTGCATAAACTTCAGTTCACAAGATGGAAGTTAAGCTTGAGAGAAACACAACCAGTCATTCGGTTTCAAAACTGAAATTCTAGCCATGTATCTTCCAAGATTTTCATTCGATCTACCAAATAATCAACCAAATCCAACATGCACTCATTTAAACATTGGAATAAGACCATGTAGCTTCGAAATCCAGCAAactttttgaagaaaagaaccaaaaatTGCAGCTTTGTCCTCTCGGGTTCATGCAACAcagaaaattccagctttgatgTTTCTTCCAAAAGTTGATCTTTCCTTGTCTAATCCAAGTAATTTTACCACATGCATGCTAAGGTTTAAGTATTAAGTGGCATATGGAGCAAAGATAAATTCATTCACAACCAAAATTGTGGagataaaactggaaaattcccAGCTCCTCCCCCTCGGGTCTCAACAGAAACTTCCAGCAAGATTCCTTAAGTTTTTCATCCAAAATCTCCAACTTTTCACTAGAATCGAATGTATGACACACTATATATCAtataaaacaaaagatagaACATATAACAGGAATTTCCTAGCTAAACTCTTCAAAATTTCGGATGAAAAGTTGGGAAACCAAATTCCCTCTTCCTTTCTGCTAAAGCTGGGAATTCCAGCAAGAACCAGTCTTCAAACCAGGTTTTTCCCTAGCaaagctccttttttttttccctcaaagTCTTCATGCAACAAGTATTTAAGTCTACTGAGAGGATGGAGGGTGTAACTAGCGGATTTTAGCTCTTTTCCCTTGCAAACAAAGGCTGGAAATATTCTCACAGCTTCACCTTCTTCCCTCTCGATTCTTACAGTTGAATTGCTCCAGATTTTCCTATTTTTAGTGAAGCTGGTTTGGATACAGGAACCTTGAACTCCCTCCCTCATGCTCAACCCTCTCTTACTTTGCAATACAAACCAGGAAATGATGCTAACTTTCCCTCTCACTCTAGGGTATGTTGcaagagagagacaatcaaaaGAACAGGTACAAGCTTTACTTGTTAGTTGGACAAATGTCCAAGCTTTTGCCATGTGTCAATTGTATGTACAAACAAAGATTCAAGCCTTGCACTTTCATTTTATCTTACTATTACTCCCATTAATTTCTTATTCTATCTAGTACTAGTATTCGGGAAAAGGAGAaaagcacttaaacataaaaatcaaCCATCAATAATCACATAACTTAATCGAGAACAGGGTAAATGTAACATGCgctaaattttaaataaaatatgaaaattttcagaCTCTCACTGTTACCAAACGAAGGGAAAATCCAATATTCAAACCAATAGATGGGTAGATTTTGATGAGAGAATCGTGTAAATAAAATTTCGTTTCAATCGGGTTTCAAATCACATTCCAATCAAAATCTTAAAGTTGTTTTTCTCTCTAGTTTCTCTCCctaattttctctctcttcatttCTCGCCAAAAGCGACTAAACCTTATTTTTCTCGTTTTTCAGGAAAAATCTATCGCCAATGGTACTAGTCAAGTTGACTAATACATGACATAATCCCAAGTCATAAATTCACTAGGAAATCTAAAGTGCTTGAGTTGTGGTTTGGCTAACTAAATGGGCTGGATCAGAAGCCCAATATTAATGAACATAAtcaattactcataaaaatccaaatatatatatatatatatatataatgccaAAAATTGTTAAAACCCAAAACAAATACATAAAGGAAAACAAGCTAATGAGATTTAAAACCCAGTCTTTGTAATTCCTATCAGTTAGTATTAAAAGGGCAAAAGCACTCAAGGTGTCAATGAGGGAACATGATTCACTGTTACTAATTACTATTCATCATTTTATTCCGTGAGGATATAGATATGGACGAATAACAGATAGATCGCACTAGAAACACTTCCAAAtaagtagaggtggcaaaatgggcgggatgggcgggatttgcttgggtttgagatggaaccgagtcatatgggtttgggtccaaccttacccatatgtgttttgggactaacttgggcgggatcattttgggatgggtttagattcatcccgcccaatacccaaattcattttctacatatttttttcctttaattcattttttattttttatataattttaatatttttgatttattaaatttcttttagttttattaaataaacatgcaagtgctttatactcaagattcccaccaaaaattggattaacaaataaaggaaaagatagatatacagccatattccaacatatatcaagatggccaaggtccttaggatgttgaatatttatcctcatcattgtccaaggatgacaggtctaaactaactgaaatgctggaaattcttgtggataatgactaggaagactactagattatattcgctggtatgactataaaaattgttaaagataatttttgaatctaagactccgtttggattgactattttttcaaaaaataagtttttcaaatacaatgttacagtaatatacaataactcaagaaacatcccatccatattagtatatcaaatatttcaaaaaaattttatagtaaaaatttttcatatacacggctacaataaaatatttcaaaaacacctaccaaaaacagctaatccaaacggagcccttgccatttgagcccaatgggtacccaagtatttcccatcctttcccattcattaatgggtatagttgggatgtgtcccaacttaaacccaataccaaatcataatacccatcccgcccaaagttcctttgggcatgggtagcccattgggacttgggacaaattgccagctCTACAAATAAGTAACAGTGAACTGCACAATTGGACTGTAAATAATCCTTACACAATAACCTTCTCTCAAAATCCTCATATTGTTTTTGTTTAATCAGCTGAAACAAGACAAATGCTGAAGCAAACTTTCCAAGGAAATACAAGACGAGCCACCCTTGATTAAGCTAGTTCTTGCTTTCTCCTTCAATTCTCTCActctttttctgattttgccCTCTGGTTCCATTAGTTGTCTAATTCCTTTCTCAATTTCAGCTGCTTTCACCATAACTTGACTGCTATTTTTCATGTAATCCATTTTAATCTCCACCGCTATGCCTAAATCTTTCACTCCAAAAAATGCATTCATATGCTGCTCCGCATACATCGGCCATACGGCCATTGGCACCCCAAACCAAACACTTTCCAACACTGAATTCCATCCACAGTGTGTCACAAAGCCTCCTACTGCAGCGTGGGCTAAAACTTGTGCTTGTGGCGCCCATCCAATCACCTTTCCAGTATCTGCTATTCGTTGTAAGAACCCTTCTGGCAGGACTTCATTAAGATTTTCATACTCGCTTGGATACTCAAGACGGCCTTTAGGTGGTGGACGTCGCAAAGACCACAAGAACCGGCATCCACTAAGCTCGATTGCACAAGCAATCTCCTTAACTTGGTCACTGTCAAAAGATCCAAAACTaccaaagcaaaagaaaattacaGAGGAAGTAGGCTGATCATCAAGCCATCTGATTATGGGTTCAATCTCTTCTTGGTTGCTACTAATACCAGCATCATTTATCAAAGGTCCTACCTGATAAATCGGCGGTATTTTTGGATTGGTGGTGAGGGCCTTTATTGCGTACAACTCTAGTTCAAGAAAAGTATTAACCATGATTCCTTTTGTCTCTGCAATCACTCTTTTGGCAATTTTCAGATTTATGCCTTCCTCGTCAAATATTGATTCAGGGATTAGTTTAGCAGGGACAGGATTGATATAAGTTGATACTGATAGCTCATGGTCAGAGTCTTTGTACTTGGATGTATCTTGGTTGTCATCCACGAGACCCTGGACAAGGATACTGAGGCCAAGAATTGCAGCTGCACAAGGGTAGAAAACATAGGCATGGATCTCAAACTCCTTAGCTATATCGATCATGCTTGTGCACATCAAATCCACGACAAGCCCTACAAGTTTGGAAGATCCAGAATGTTTTAGGTGAGCAACAAAATCTCTGACATGGGGCTTATTGCTATCGATCAAAGCAGATTGTATGGCAAGAGGGTCATCCGGTTGTGAGGACAACTGGGGATCTGGGAGTTGTATGAATTGTATGCCTCTAGTTGTTTGTGTATAAAGTGATTGGATGTACGAATTAAATTTGGCATCAAATGGCAATTTGAAAAGGAGCAAATTGATTGAGAACTCCTCACTGCAACTTACAAGCAGCTTTGCAAACTGTACCATTGACACCAAGTGACCTATTGCAGGCAAAGGAATGAAAATCAATTCTGCTTTCATGATTTGAAGCTCTGGACAGTAATACCAAAGTATGTTGAGAAAAGGAATATCATGTTTGTTACGCTATCAGGATGAAATACTTAAACTATGTGGAGGTGAGGTCATTGCTTTGCTGGCAGTCGCCTTCATTACATCCATGACCGGAAGAAGTCAAGTTTTGACACGgcaagaaggcaagacaatttCAAGAAGTAAATGTGCCATCTCAAACACAGAAAATGAACGAGATGGACTTTTGAAGCATCTGTAGAACATTTGTCTCGCTTAGAATTACAATTGGTTGTAGGATTGCTTTTAGTTAGCAGTTTCCACTTTCTTACTTAGCAGTTTCCACTTTCTAATGACATGTCCTGT
Protein-coding regions in this window:
- the LOC113724103 gene encoding anthocyanidin 3-O-glucosyltransferase 2-like; amino-acid sequence: MVQFAKLLVSCSEEFSINLLLFKLPFDAKFNSYIQSLYTQTTRGIQFIQLPDPQLSSQPDDPLAIQSALIDSNKPHVRDFVAHLKHSGSSKLVGLVVDLMCTSMIDIAKEFEIHAYVFYPCAAAILGLSILVQGLVDDNQDTSKYKDSDHELSVSTYINPVPAKLIPESIFDEEGINLKIAKRVIAETKGIMVNTFLELELYAIKALTTNPKIPPIYQVGPLINDAGISSNQEEIEPIIRWLDDQPTSSVIFFCFGSFGSFDSDQVKEIACAIELSGCRFLWSLRRPPPKGRLEYPSEYENLNEVLPEGFLQRIADTGKVIGWAPQAQVLAHAAVGGFVTHCGWNSVLESVWFGVPMAVWPMYAEQHMNAFFGVKDLGIAVEIKMDYMKNSSQVMVKAAEIEKGIRQLMEPEGKIRKRVRELKEKARTSLIKGGSSCISLESLLQHLSCFS